AGCCCGGCTCAGCGCTCTTCAACATCAACTACAGCCACACTTTTTGTTCAATACCCTGAATTCCATTTCTTCTCTCATCGATATTGACAGCAAAAAGGCCCAGAAGATGCTAGCTCAATTGGGCCAATTATTAAGGCAGATCCTTGAAAAAGATCAACGTCAAATGATCTCATTCGAGCATGAACTCAATTACATCAAGGCCTACCTGGAAATCGAGCGCATCCGCTTTCAGGACCGCTTGTCCCTGACTTTTGATATTGACGATCAGGCTTTGGCCACACCAGTCCCGCCCTTGCTGCTTCAACCGCTGGTCGAAAATGCGATCAAACACGGTATTTCCAGAAATGTAAACGGGGGAAGTATCGCGCTAAATGCGAAAGTCTTCGACAAAGCGTTGCATATCCGCATCACCAATGATTGCCCGGCTCAAAATGGATCGGTTAACGGAAGTGGCTTTGGCATTGGTATCCGTAATGTAGCCGCAAGGCTTGAAGAATTGTACGGCGACCAGCAAGCCTTTAACGCGGAAAAAACCACAGAAACATATACGGCTACTCTCAAAATCCCATGCAACACATGACCATTAGAGCACTCGTAATCGATGATGAATTTCTCGCTCGTCAGAGAGTGATCAAACTGCTGGAAACTCACGACCAAATCAAGGTGCTGGGAGAAGCAAAAAATGGACAGGAAGCGGTAGACCTCATTCGGCTGAAGCAACCAGACTTGCTTTTTCTGGACGTGCAAATGCCCGATTTTGATGGTTTCGAAGTGATCAAACGTATCCAGGGAGTGCAAATGCCTTACATCATTTTCACGACCGCTTACGATCAGTATGCCATCAAAGCTTTTGACATTCATGCCCTGGACTACTTACTCAAACCCATCGATGAAGAACGTTTTCAAGCTTCAATTCGTAAAGTGGCCACTCATTTTCAATCACAACGAACCACTGATTTCAACAAAGAATTACTCAAGATGATCCAGACTTTTCATCGGTCCGATCAATTTCTGGATCACCTCATCATTACAGACAGAGGGCGTGAATTTGAAGTGGACCTGGATGAAGTGCTGTACTTTGAAGCAAATGGCAATTATGTTAATCTGTTCACACAAAACAAGACGCACCTGTATCGAACAACAATGAATGCCCTCGCCGAGCAGTTGAACCCTGAGGAATTCATCCGGATTCATCGCTCTCTGATCCTGAATAAACGGTACATCGGAAAGTGCACCTATACCAGCAACAACGAATATCGGTTTACCTTGAAAAATGGTCAGGAATTAGCTTCCGGGCGGTCCTTCAAGCAGGATGTGATGGTTTATTTGAATCAAAGCTAACCATTCATCACACGTCTCACGGTTGGTCATTCTTTCATGTGCCTGCCTCAACCAGAACCGTAAAGCATGTTACAAGTCATCAAAAACTTAAAACATGAATTACATCAAATCGAAATCATTTTTTGTGTGTCTGCTGCTCCTGATCAGCACCTTCACATTTGCACAAAACCTGACACTACCAAGAGCAAGTCAATACGCTGAAGTGTCGCAGCGAGTGGGTATTTCTAATGTCACGATCACCTATCACAGCCCAGGCGCCAAAGGTCGGAACATCTGGGGTGGGATCATCCAATACGGGTCTATCTGGCGAGCAGGAGCCAATGAAAATACCACCATTACCTTTTCTCACGATGCAACTATTGAAGGTCAAAGTGTACCTGCCGGAACTTATGGATTGTTCATGCTACCCGTAGACAAACAGAACGTAAGGGTCATTTTGTCTCAATTCTCCCAATCATGGGGAACCGTTTCCCCCACGGAGGCCGAGACCACAGCAATCGTGGATGTCAAGACCAAAGAAATTGCTGCGGAAGAGTGGTTGAATTATAGTTTCAAAGATCGTGGCGGAAATGAGGTTACTGCGGTTTTGCAATGGGCAGATCTGGAAGTTCCGTTCACCATCGGTTTTGATGTGGCAAGCATCGTTCTTGAAAATGCAAAAGCAGAACTCAAAGGTCCTGCAGGATTCTCATGGCGGGGCTATTCCCAGGCAGCCAACTTCGCGCTGCAAAATGACGTGGAACTGGAACAAGCCATGGCCTGGATCGATCAGTCTATCAACATGAGCAAAGGGTTTACTAATCTTCAGGTGAAAGCGGGATTGCTCGCAAAAGCAGGACAGGAAGATGCAGCGAAAGCACTCATGAAGGAAGCTATACCGATGGCAAACGGATTCCAACTCAACCAGTATGGCTACCAATTGCTCAATGGTGGAGATACCAAAGGGGCCATCGAGGTATTCCAAATGAATGTAAAAAACAATGCTGAACACCGATTCATCTGGGGATTTACCGACAGTCTGGGTGAAGCCTATCTCAAAGATGGCAATAAGAAACTCGCGCTGAAATACTACAAGCAAGCCAGGACGCTTGCTCCTGAAAATCAGTTTGCTTACCTGGATGGTGTCATTGCAGACCTTGAATCCAAGTAAAATGAGAACATTGTTCTTCCTACTTTTCCTGGGTGGTGCCTGCACCACCTGGGGATCTACCCGAACCTTCAAAACGTTTGATTTTCAGGGTAAGGCTGTGACTTATGCCATTCAGCTTCCAGATGATTTTGATCCCAACAAGACCTATCCAGTTGCGATCGGTCCATCAGAAGTGAAATCGGAAGGTGACCAGTCTTTTTATTGGCGTAAAACAACAGCAACTTACGGATGGATACTGGTTGATTTCACCCTCTATGAGTCTTCACAAAAACAAGCGCAAGTCGTGGCACTAATGGATCACTTAAGGACGACCTACAAGGTAGAAGGCAACAAG
This DNA window, taken from Cytophagales bacterium, encodes the following:
- a CDS encoding histidine kinase, producing MKPSPFSTGHAVLLALLVSSLLILRQYTDYLINDYGYQFSWFVVSTRILITYLLWGVSFHFLLRIAQKLLARKIGVWTALKHVGISLLIAICHRVLTVLLFDIAYYFRSGFLPDWFALGNQVALSAGLFSSVLEYWLIMCLLLAITYYSRYLKQQKELNEARLSALQHQLQPHFLFNTLNSISSLIDIDSKKAQKMLAQLGQLLRQILEKDQRQMISFEHELNYIKAYLEIERIRFQDRLSLTFDIDDQALATPVPPLLLQPLVENAIKHGISRNVNGGSIALNAKVFDKALHIRITNDCPAQNGSVNGSGFGIGIRNVAARLEELYGDQQAFNAEKTTETYTATLKIPCNT
- a CDS encoding LytTR family DNA-binding domain-containing protein — translated: MTIRALVIDDEFLARQRVIKLLETHDQIKVLGEAKNGQEAVDLIRLKQPDLLFLDVQMPDFDGFEVIKRIQGVQMPYIIFTTAYDQYAIKAFDIHALDYLLKPIDEERFQASIRKVATHFQSQRTTDFNKELLKMIQTFHRSDQFLDHLIITDRGREFEVDLDEVLYFEANGNYVNLFTQNKTHLYRTTMNALAEQLNPEEFIRIHRSLILNKRYIGKCTYTSNNEYRFTLKNGQELASGRSFKQDVMVYLNQS
- a CDS encoding DUF2911 domain-containing protein, producing MNYIKSKSFFVCLLLLISTFTFAQNLTLPRASQYAEVSQRVGISNVTITYHSPGAKGRNIWGGIIQYGSIWRAGANENTTITFSHDATIEGQSVPAGTYGLFMLPVDKQNVRVILSQFSQSWGTVSPTEAETTAIVDVKTKEIAAEEWLNYSFKDRGGNEVTAVLQWADLEVPFTIGFDVASIVLENAKAELKGPAGFSWRGYSQAANFALQNDVELEQAMAWIDQSINMSKGFTNLQVKAGLLAKAGQEDAAKALMKEAIPMANGFQLNQYGYQLLNGGDTKGAIEVFQMNVKNNAEHRFIWGFTDSLGEAYLKDGNKKLALKYYKQARTLAPENQFAYLDGVIADLESK